In a single window of the Hoyosella subflava DQS3-9A1 genome:
- the thiS gene encoding sulfur carrier protein ThiS has protein sequence MSRQTNGAIREVQVNGEWREFTDGSSLTDLLSSLGLPEKGLAIAVNGDVVPKADWPQTLVHPASRIEIVTAVQGG, from the coding sequence ATGAGCCGTCAAACGAACGGTGCGATTCGCGAAGTCCAGGTCAACGGCGAATGGCGAGAGTTTACGGACGGGAGTTCGCTCACTGACCTGCTGAGCTCGCTCGGCCTGCCGGAGAAAGGCCTTGCCATCGCGGTGAACGGTGACGTTGTGCCTAAGGCTGACTGGCCGCAGACTCTCGTGCACCCGGCATCGCGCATCGAGATTGTCACGGCGGTGCAAGGTGGGTGA
- a CDS encoding NUDIX hydrolase: MRGDGDGWVIGGDGARRWGKHGAAGLLLRAPGEGGTSVVLLQHRAEWSHQGGTWALPGGARDSHESEVHAALREAQEEAGIAADRIRVRAVVTTAGELPGWTYTTVVADAEETLETVPNHESLDLEWVREGEVTEYPLHTGLAASWPALTARPLRLIVDTANVVGSRANGWWRDRVGATRALAEEIVSTLPRTVALPDGGYGWLTELDLVLEGAARAIERLPLSRLHHASGSGDDEIVRLCSVADHASQSAVHTVVVTADRGLRDRLPTGVSILGPSALLSWLDSAGEVAARANR; encoded by the coding sequence ATGCGTGGCGACGGTGACGGCTGGGTGATCGGCGGCGACGGGGCGAGACGCTGGGGTAAACATGGCGCGGCGGGCCTTCTGCTCCGTGCCCCGGGCGAGGGCGGAACTTCCGTCGTTCTGTTACAGCACCGTGCAGAGTGGAGCCACCAGGGCGGCACGTGGGCATTGCCGGGCGGTGCGCGGGACAGTCACGAATCCGAGGTGCACGCAGCGCTCCGCGAGGCGCAGGAGGAAGCAGGCATTGCGGCGGATCGGATTCGCGTGCGCGCAGTAGTGACTACCGCGGGTGAGTTGCCTGGATGGACCTACACGACTGTTGTCGCTGACGCTGAGGAGACTCTCGAAACAGTCCCGAATCATGAGAGCCTCGACCTGGAATGGGTGCGTGAGGGCGAGGTCACCGAGTACCCGCTACACACTGGCCTCGCGGCAAGTTGGCCAGCACTGACTGCCCGTCCGTTGCGTCTGATCGTCGACACCGCCAATGTGGTGGGGTCACGGGCAAACGGATGGTGGCGCGACCGCGTCGGCGCGACCCGGGCGCTTGCGGAGGAAATTGTATCCACGCTGCCCAGGACGGTGGCATTGCCGGACGGTGGCTACGGGTGGCTGACAGAACTCGATCTTGTCCTCGAAGGCGCCGCACGCGCGATCGAACGGCTGCCGCTCAGCCGCCTGCATCACGCTTCGGGCAGTGGCGACGACGAAATCGTGCGGTTGTGCTCCGTGGCGGACCACGCTAGTCAGTCGGCTGTGCACACGGTCGTGGTGACGGCGGACCGGGGTCTGCGAGACCGGCTGCCAACGGGTGTCAGCATTCTCGGACCGTCCGCTTTGCTGTCGTGGCTCGACAGCGCCGGTGAGGTCGCCGCGCGAGCTAACCGGTGA
- the thiG gene encoding thiazole synthase (functions in thiamine (vitamin B1) biosynthesis; in Bacillus subtilis this enzyme catalyzes the formation of thiazole from dehydroxyglycine and 1-deoxy-D-xylulose-5-phosphate and ThiS-thiocarboxylate), which translates to MGDLLAIADRTFTSRLIMGTGGASNLDVLEEALVASGTEMTTVAIRRADLAGGTGVLDLLKRLGIQMLPNTAGCRTAREAVLTAKLAREALETDWVKLEVVADDRTLLPDPTELLSAAEQLVDDGFTVLPYTNDDPALAKRLEETGCAAVMPLGSPIGTGLGINNPHNIGMIVARASVPVILDAGIGTASDAALAMELGCDAVLLATAVTRADDPARMAAAMSAAVTAGRLAREAGRIPKRLWAEASSPERDGV; encoded by the coding sequence GTGGGTGACTTACTCGCAATCGCTGACCGCACGTTCACCTCGAGACTCATCATGGGTACTGGGGGTGCTTCGAATCTGGATGTCCTGGAGGAGGCGCTCGTGGCCTCGGGGACCGAGATGACCACGGTGGCAATCCGCCGAGCAGACCTCGCGGGCGGCACCGGTGTACTGGACTTGCTCAAGCGACTGGGAATCCAGATGCTGCCGAACACGGCGGGCTGCCGCACTGCTCGGGAAGCAGTATTGACTGCGAAGCTCGCGCGCGAAGCGCTCGAAACGGACTGGGTGAAGCTCGAGGTCGTCGCGGATGACCGCACTTTGCTTCCCGATCCGACGGAACTGCTTAGCGCGGCGGAACAGCTCGTCGATGACGGCTTCACGGTCTTGCCGTACACAAACGATGATCCTGCGCTCGCGAAGCGACTGGAAGAAACGGGCTGTGCAGCGGTGATGCCGCTGGGTTCGCCGATCGGTACCGGGCTGGGGATCAACAACCCGCACAACATCGGCATGATCGTGGCACGCGCATCTGTGCCCGTGATTCTCGATGCCGGGATCGGCACCGCGAGTGACGCGGCCCTCGCGATGGAACTCGGCTGCGACGCGGTGCTCCTTGCCACAGCAGTCACTCGTGCTGATGACCCCGCTCGTATGGCCGCAGCAATGTCGGCCGCCGTCACTGCCGGGCGTCTGGCGAGAGAAGCGGGCCGCATCCCCAAGCGGCTCTGGGCTGAAGCCTCGTCTCCCGAGCGGGACGGAGTCTGA
- the thiO gene encoding glycine oxidase ThiO, with amino-acid sequence MKDKSGTLAIVGGGVIGLAVAWRASIAGWRVTLYEPCQAEQSASWVAGGMLAPLSEGWPGEERLLELGLASLARWDDFAAELDAFAAGIVTSRSTVTVAVDEADARDLSRIRDWLADQGHPVGALSRAELRDAEPELTRALRPGFSADAERAVDNRRLLKALTAACHASGVQRIAERVTDIDVLPHEQVVVAAGAWTGKLVKGAPVRPVKGEVLRLHRRNGAPAPPTRTVRAWVHGRHVYLVPRAHGLVIGATQYEAGFETQVTAGGVRDLLADAEAIFPGISEYGFAECIAGLRPATPDNMPLLGRIDERVTLAAGHGRGGILLAPLTADAVVAELSGAPLDETKHTNPRRFS; translated from the coding sequence GTGAAGGATAAATCAGGAACTCTGGCTATTGTCGGTGGCGGTGTCATCGGGCTCGCCGTCGCGTGGCGGGCGTCAATTGCGGGCTGGCGCGTCACTTTGTACGAGCCATGCCAGGCTGAACAATCGGCATCGTGGGTTGCTGGCGGCATGCTTGCCCCCCTCAGCGAGGGCTGGCCTGGCGAGGAGCGATTGCTCGAGCTCGGTCTCGCGTCGCTCGCCCGCTGGGATGATTTCGCGGCGGAATTAGACGCGTTTGCCGCCGGAATTGTCACGTCGCGGTCGACGGTCACGGTCGCGGTCGATGAAGCCGACGCGCGGGACCTGAGTCGTATCCGGGACTGGCTCGCGGACCAGGGCCATCCCGTTGGTGCGCTCAGTCGCGCGGAACTTCGGGACGCTGAACCCGAACTCACTCGTGCCCTGCGGCCTGGCTTCAGCGCTGATGCGGAGCGCGCGGTAGACAATCGGAGACTCCTCAAGGCCCTCACGGCCGCTTGCCACGCCTCGGGAGTGCAGCGGATCGCGGAGCGGGTCACTGATATCGATGTCCTGCCGCACGAACAGGTTGTTGTCGCAGCCGGGGCATGGACAGGCAAACTGGTCAAAGGAGCCCCCGTGCGACCGGTCAAAGGGGAGGTCCTCCGCTTGCACCGCCGTAACGGTGCACCGGCGCCGCCAACGCGGACCGTGCGGGCGTGGGTGCACGGCCGCCATGTGTACCTGGTGCCGCGCGCGCATGGACTCGTTATCGGTGCCACGCAGTACGAAGCAGGGTTCGAAACGCAGGTCACTGCCGGTGGTGTCCGCGATCTCCTCGCTGACGCAGAGGCCATTTTCCCGGGGATCTCGGAGTACGGGTTTGCCGAGTGCATCGCAGGATTGCGTCCTGCTACCCCCGACAACATGCCCCTGCTCGGGCGTATAGACGAAAGAGTGACTCTAGCTGCGGGGCACGGTCGCGGGGGCATTCTGCTCGCACCGCTCACCGCCGACGCCGTCGTCGCGGAGCTGAGCGGTGCGCCGCTCGACGAAACGAAACACACGAATCCAAGGAGGTTCTCATGA
- a CDS encoding ABC transporter ATP-binding protein: MIEVRGLTKVFGQTKAVDNLTFDVRPGILTGFLGPNGAGKSTTMRMILGLDRPTAGTATINGKHYHELKDPLRHVGALLDAKWVHPNRSARSHLRWMAATNDIPTKRVDEVLEMVGLTAVAGKKAGGFSLGMSQRLGLAATLLGDPEVLLFDEPVNGLDPEGIRWIRLFMQQLAREGRTVLVSSHLLSEMAQTAEHLVVIGKGQLIADTTVDDFVERASAATVRVRSPHGDTLRTALTSQGLTVREEGNGPDGTPSFLIPGTTTEAIGELAAEHRITLHELAAQRGSLEDAFMKLTGDSVEYHAAGIESQGGAR, from the coding sequence ATGATCGAAGTACGGGGCCTGACCAAGGTGTTCGGGCAGACGAAGGCGGTAGACAACCTGACCTTCGACGTCCGCCCTGGCATTTTGACCGGCTTTCTCGGCCCGAACGGTGCGGGGAAGTCCACAACGATGCGCATGATTCTGGGGCTCGACCGACCCACCGCGGGGACTGCGACCATCAACGGGAAGCACTACCACGAACTAAAGGATCCATTGAGGCATGTCGGGGCCTTGCTGGACGCCAAGTGGGTGCATCCCAACAGGTCGGCGCGCAGCCACCTGCGGTGGATGGCGGCCACCAACGACATCCCCACCAAACGGGTGGACGAGGTGCTCGAAATGGTGGGGCTCACCGCGGTCGCGGGTAAGAAGGCTGGCGGGTTTTCCCTGGGTATGTCGCAGCGCCTGGGTCTCGCCGCTACCTTGCTCGGTGATCCCGAGGTTCTGCTCTTTGATGAGCCCGTCAACGGTCTGGACCCTGAAGGGATCCGCTGGATCCGGTTGTTCATGCAGCAGCTAGCCAGGGAAGGCCGCACGGTTCTGGTGTCGAGCCACCTGCTGTCCGAGATGGCGCAGACTGCTGAGCACCTAGTCGTGATCGGCAAAGGACAGCTGATCGCAGACACCACGGTCGACGATTTCGTCGAGCGCGCAAGCGCAGCAACGGTGCGTGTTCGTTCACCGCATGGCGATACCCTCCGGACTGCACTCACCTCACAGGGGCTGACTGTGCGAGAAGAAGGCAATGGGCCTGACGGCACGCCGTCGTTCCTCATTCCCGGAACGACGACCGAAGCGATCGGTGAGCTCGCAGCTGAACACCGGATCACGTTGCACGAGCTCGCAGCACAGCGCGGATCGCTGGAAGATGCGTTCATGAAACTGACTGGTGACAGCGTCGAGTACCACGCCGCCGGTATCGAAAGCCAGGGAGGTGCCCGCTAA
- a CDS encoding MCP four helix bundle domain-containing protein codes for MPKSSGAQKHEPASFGFNRFGIDPSAALPDAEATPEWLMPKAHKPAPRKKYAKYYPTQASLVSDVANSSPGKLVLAGFVLILMCITAGAVTATSISARQDQLDTMISSTEPIAHSALELYSALSIADAAASTAFVFGGIEPEELRTRYLQATMDASRALVNASSQVGEGNSRAQRLLAEIAMQLPVYTGLVESARSNNRVGNPVGAAYLNEASHVMRTRVLPLSEDLYRTRAVRVAAAHETFIRPPWLAVFAVFFVIVALVGAQFRLARKTQRTINVGWLVSTLLMTLVLVWLLTVGLYSRAEATRAADEGARPLEALATMRILAQQARGDETLGLARRGEAAELEANFRSTSAKLTERLDQLQDDDRVSVGRRAIDSAIAANAQWVAAHDRLTELYSAGDHLGAARIAVGPGERDSTANFAALDGALQDGINDTRAEMRSSLIRARTALVFAAGGVLGLSVAAGLAIAAGVWPRLREYQ; via the coding sequence ATGCCTAAGTCTTCAGGCGCGCAGAAGCACGAGCCCGCGTCCTTCGGATTCAACCGTTTCGGCATAGACCCATCTGCAGCCTTACCGGATGCCGAAGCCACACCGGAATGGCTGATGCCGAAGGCGCATAAGCCTGCGCCGCGAAAAAAATATGCGAAGTACTACCCCACTCAAGCCAGCCTCGTCAGCGACGTCGCGAACTCGAGCCCGGGCAAACTTGTGCTCGCGGGATTTGTCCTCATCCTGATGTGCATCACCGCGGGGGCGGTGACTGCGACGTCGATCAGCGCTCGCCAGGATCAGCTTGACACGATGATCAGCAGTACAGAGCCCATCGCGCACTCCGCGCTGGAGCTGTATAGCGCCCTATCGATCGCTGACGCCGCGGCAAGCACCGCGTTCGTTTTCGGTGGAATCGAACCTGAGGAGCTGCGCACCCGCTACCTACAGGCAACGATGGATGCGTCACGCGCGCTGGTCAATGCGTCGTCGCAGGTGGGCGAAGGTAATTCACGCGCCCAGAGGCTGCTCGCGGAAATAGCTATGCAGTTGCCGGTCTACACAGGCCTTGTCGAGAGCGCCCGCTCCAACAATCGGGTCGGCAATCCCGTAGGGGCGGCGTACCTGAACGAGGCATCGCATGTGATGCGCACCCGGGTGCTGCCACTTTCTGAAGACCTGTACCGGACCCGGGCCGTCCGGGTTGCTGCGGCGCACGAGACGTTCATCCGCCCGCCATGGCTCGCGGTGTTCGCGGTATTTTTCGTCATCGTGGCGCTTGTTGGCGCGCAATTCCGGCTCGCCCGTAAGACTCAGCGAACCATCAACGTCGGCTGGCTTGTCAGCACACTACTCATGACGCTGGTTCTCGTCTGGCTTCTCACCGTCGGGCTGTATTCACGTGCCGAAGCGACCCGCGCCGCAGATGAGGGTGCCCGCCCGCTGGAGGCTCTCGCGACGATGCGAATACTCGCACAGCAAGCGCGCGGTGATGAAACGCTCGGGCTTGCACGGCGCGGTGAGGCAGCTGAGCTTGAAGCCAACTTCCGCTCCACCTCGGCGAAACTCACCGAACGGCTCGACCAGCTGCAAGACGATGACCGAGTGTCCGTCGGACGTCGCGCGATCGACAGCGCGATAGCCGCGAATGCCCAGTGGGTTGCGGCGCACGATCGGCTGACAGAGCTTTACAGCGCAGGGGATCACCTTGGAGCAGCCCGAATCGCCGTCGGCCCCGGTGAACGAGACTCGACTGCGAACTTCGCGGCACTCGACGGTGCGCTCCAGGATGGGATCAATGACACCCGGGCAGAGATGCGGAGCTCGCTGATTCGTGCGCGCACTGCGCTCGTGTTCGCCGCCGGCGGCGTACTCGGGTTATCGGTCGCCGCTGGCCTTGCGATCGCCGCTGGCGTATGGCCCCGGCTGCGGGAGTACCAATGA
- a CDS encoding transporter substrate-binding domain-containing protein has translation MNRPSRRMASLAGLGLAAVVALSGCALPDPAPGVPQTYPSMPMPSGAEIVPQPDEVEPPPSLECDPTASLRPTEPNPPPGEIRPENPVSEIYERGRLIVGLDAGSNLFSFRDPLTGDLVGFDVDIAREIARDIFGDPDRVEFEILTSAERLTALENSQVDVVVKTMTITCERRERVEFSTSYFQAYQRILTVSGSGINSAEDLADRTVCVVRGTTSLARIQRLQPAATILGVPAWADCLVALQQGQADAISTDDSILAGLNAQDPYLEIVGGFLSSEPYGVGININNQDLVRFVNNTLERIRTDGTWNRLYQGWLSVLGPSPGPPPPRYGD, from the coding sequence ATGAACCGGCCGTCACGCCGTATGGCATCGCTAGCAGGCCTGGGCCTGGCAGCCGTTGTTGCCCTCTCGGGGTGTGCTTTGCCAGATCCCGCGCCGGGTGTCCCGCAGACGTATCCATCCATGCCGATGCCAAGCGGAGCTGAGATCGTCCCCCAGCCGGACGAGGTCGAGCCGCCACCAAGCCTCGAATGTGACCCCACCGCGAGCCTGCGCCCCACCGAGCCCAATCCGCCGCCGGGAGAAATCCGACCGGAGAACCCGGTTTCCGAGATCTACGAGCGCGGACGCCTCATCGTGGGACTGGACGCGGGAAGCAACCTGTTCAGCTTCCGTGATCCCCTCACTGGAGACCTCGTGGGATTCGACGTGGACATCGCTCGCGAAATCGCGCGCGACATCTTCGGTGATCCCGACCGGGTCGAGTTCGAGATCTTGACCTCCGCTGAGCGGTTGACTGCTCTGGAAAATTCGCAAGTGGACGTTGTTGTGAAGACGATGACCATCACATGCGAGCGGCGCGAGCGCGTCGAGTTTTCCACCTCGTATTTCCAGGCTTACCAGCGCATCCTCACGGTCAGCGGCTCCGGCATCAACAGCGCCGAGGATCTGGCGGACCGAACCGTCTGCGTCGTGCGGGGAACAACGTCTCTCGCGCGCATTCAGCGCCTACAGCCTGCTGCGACGATCTTGGGCGTTCCCGCCTGGGCTGATTGCCTCGTGGCGCTGCAGCAGGGTCAAGCGGACGCCATCTCGACCGACGACTCCATCCTGGCAGGACTCAACGCCCAGGATCCCTACCTCGAGATCGTCGGCGGATTTCTCAGTTCGGAACCGTATGGGGTCGGCATCAACATCAACAATCAGGACCTTGTCCGATTTGTGAACAATACGCTCGAACGGATCCGCACCGACGGCACCTGGAATCGGCTTTACCAGGGGTGGCTCTCGGTGCTCGGGCCGTCACCCGGACCACCCCCTCCCCGGTACGGCGATTAG
- the thiE gene encoding thiamine phosphate synthase gives MESPRERLRTAQLYLCTDARRDKDDLAEFAEAALSGGVDIIQLRDKGSPGEKQYGPLEAQHEIAALAILGAAAKRHGALLAVNDRADIALAAGADILHLGQDDLPVHYARKILGERPLIGRSTHNAEQARDAAIEEGVDYFCVGPCWTTPTKPGRSAAGLGLVRSTADHAPARPWFAIGGIDEERLPEAVASGAQRIVVVRAITEATDPHAAAQRIKAALTG, from the coding sequence GTGGAATCTCCGCGTGAACGACTTCGAACGGCCCAGCTTTACTTGTGCACCGACGCTCGGCGCGATAAAGACGATCTAGCCGAATTCGCCGAGGCCGCGCTTTCTGGTGGTGTCGACATCATCCAGCTGCGTGACAAGGGCTCCCCAGGTGAGAAGCAATACGGTCCGCTCGAGGCGCAGCACGAGATCGCGGCACTCGCAATTCTCGGCGCTGCCGCGAAACGTCATGGCGCGCTCCTCGCGGTGAACGACAGGGCCGACATTGCGCTCGCTGCGGGCGCAGACATCCTGCACCTCGGGCAAGACGACCTGCCCGTTCATTACGCACGAAAAATTCTCGGAGAGCGGCCCCTCATCGGCCGCTCAACTCACAATGCGGAACAGGCACGAGACGCCGCGATTGAGGAAGGTGTCGACTATTTCTGTGTCGGCCCCTGCTGGACAACTCCGACGAAGCCCGGGCGAAGCGCGGCAGGGCTTGGGCTGGTGCGGTCGACAGCCGACCATGCTCCCGCGCGGCCCTGGTTCGCGATCGGCGGCATCGATGAGGAACGTCTTCCTGAGGCAGTCGCGTCGGGCGCGCAGCGCATCGTTGTTGTGCGCGCGATTACTGAGGCCACCGACCCCCACGCGGCGGCGCAGCGAATAAAAGCGGCACTCACCGGTTAG
- a CDS encoding ABC transporter permease yields MGVIAAERIKLTSVKSPWWCSGIVIAIGIGFAWLMGFSAKMAWENYREIDQPGFEQWFLNPFEATLGIHLFGVTVLMILAALVVTSEYRFGVVRNTFLATNHRGKVLLAKAGITAVLAAVLTALVTVGALLLARAAAGAEAGAQLSLSGTESGRLLYAIPIYAALAMFLAVGVGAIVRQTAGAVAILLLWPLVIESIVTVLPRVGEHVGPFLPFANANLFLTGDTMPGMDNFHWGPWGGIAYFAGFVAIVFAASIALVNSRDA; encoded by the coding sequence ATGGGCGTCATCGCAGCAGAGCGCATTAAGCTCACCTCAGTCAAGTCGCCGTGGTGGTGCAGCGGCATAGTCATCGCCATTGGAATCGGTTTCGCGTGGCTCATGGGCTTCTCCGCCAAAATGGCCTGGGAAAACTATAGGGAGATCGATCAACCGGGTTTCGAACAATGGTTTCTGAACCCGTTTGAAGCCACCCTGGGTATTCATCTGTTCGGTGTCACAGTGCTGATGATTCTTGCGGCACTAGTTGTCACTAGTGAATATCGGTTTGGTGTTGTGCGTAATACCTTCCTCGCCACAAACCACCGCGGCAAGGTGCTCTTGGCAAAAGCCGGAATAACCGCAGTCCTCGCAGCCGTCCTGACCGCGCTCGTTACGGTCGGTGCACTTCTCCTCGCGCGGGCAGCTGCTGGAGCAGAAGCAGGCGCGCAACTCAGCCTCAGTGGTACCGAGTCGGGCCGGTTGCTTTACGCCATACCGATTTACGCGGCGCTCGCGATGTTCCTTGCAGTGGGGGTAGGGGCAATCGTGCGGCAGACCGCGGGTGCGGTAGCCATCCTTCTCCTGTGGCCGCTGGTGATCGAATCAATTGTCACGGTGCTGCCCCGAGTGGGCGAACATGTGGGCCCGTTCCTGCCATTCGCGAACGCCAATCTCTTCCTGACCGGCGACACGATGCCAGGCATGGATAACTTCCATTGGGGACCATGGGGCGGAATTGCCTACTTCGCAGGGTTCGTCGCGATTGTTTTCGCCGCAAGTATTGCCCTCGTGAACTCCCGGGACGCCTGA